A window of the Natronorubrum daqingense genome harbors these coding sequences:
- a CDS encoding ParA family protein, with protein sequence MADTDPRAVSVVILKGGVGKSTTSMNLARQLAEHGNVLFADLDPNGHATNGLGFGSVYRGDTDIGDVILEGNSTPGDLIEPTEFGFDLLPSSNTLEDVEDDLKGAMQGSARIKQKIVDPLLGDEYEYIVFDCPAYPGMLNNNALVATGNVIIPIEPGSSAIGGYQRTMERLIEPAREYIDVDVLAIVPNKLEDRIDQQTEDRELLENLNTASYEVNPGEELPSVVPNFARISSEEFDQIDAGEIETPKPGIRARAALSRSLSENQPLQDYKPDSDQIEYYEELATIVSNGGVDR encoded by the coding sequence ATGGCAGACACAGACCCACGTGCAGTGAGCGTCGTCATCCTGAAAGGCGGCGTCGGGAAAAGCACCACGTCGATGAATCTCGCTCGCCAGCTCGCAGAGCATGGTAACGTCCTATTCGCGGATCTGGACCCGAACGGTCACGCGACGAATGGGCTCGGATTCGGATCGGTCTACCGTGGTGACACGGACATCGGCGACGTCATTCTCGAGGGCAACTCAACTCCAGGTGATCTCATCGAACCGACCGAGTTCGGCTTTGATCTTCTCCCATCCTCAAACACGCTCGAGGACGTGGAAGATGATCTCAAAGGGGCAATGCAAGGCTCGGCGCGAATCAAACAGAAAATCGTCGACCCGCTACTGGGAGACGAGTACGAGTACATCGTGTTCGATTGCCCGGCGTATCCGGGAATGCTCAACAACAACGCACTCGTCGCGACGGGCAACGTCATCATCCCGATCGAGCCGGGGTCGAGCGCTATCGGTGGGTACCAACGCACGATGGAGCGGCTCATCGAACCCGCCCGTGAGTACATCGACGTGGACGTACTCGCCATCGTCCCGAACAAACTCGAGGATCGGATCGACCAGCAAACTGAGGATAGAGAACTGCTCGAGAACCTGAATACGGCCAGTTACGAAGTCAATCCCGGCGAGGAACTCCCATCGGTCGTACCGAATTTCGCTCGCATCTCGAGCGAGGAATTCGACCAGATTGACGCGGGCGAAATCGAGACACCCAAGCCGGGAATCCGTGCTCGGGCTGCCCTCTCTCGCTCACTGAGCGAGAACCAACCGTTGCAGGATTACAAACCCGACAGCGACCAAATCGAGTACTACGAGGAACTCGCGACCATCGTCTCGAACGGAGGGGTGGACCGATGA
- a CDS encoding S8 family peptidase — MEEHGEKRAIINFDRPDEYYGPCETRSEKIAELKECCNSTHAPLKDFISSTAGIELLSDHWAGSTATVRIDFNTFDVDDLEDVDYVKSVVVDDGTLKINSDDGADTYLPGDVDWSLEQTQVHEFWTEYGARGENVKVAVTDTGIDPDHEALELYTDDPDDETYPGGWAEFDLDGNEIEDSEPWYDFWHGIEVSGPIKGKPPESADEEYMGVAPECDLMMVKMNDPDETDTTTHSAMIAALEWCLENGADIINSSWGNYARQSPPYELDLYYDIFQDALDMNCISVGSSGNTDEGGEIGPAPGSYYNAISVGGVEESGEMYGSSTGRTIEESDWDEYPDEWPDEYIIPDITAGGRNVPTTTEDDEYGTASGTSFAAPIVTGHIALLLSYSRTQTESDADINDIISALKGTAWKPDDWSDDDFEDGSEEAGEHDTRYGCGIAKVLDAQEKLRDMRSITGEVIFNSIPTNDAKVYVIDRNSNDLAGVLEPSEGEFRYEGGSSDDSYHIGVVADDD, encoded by the coding sequence TTGGAAGAGCACGGCGAGAAACGAGCGATAATTAACTTCGACCGGCCGGATGAGTACTACGGTCCGTGTGAGACGAGATCTGAGAAAATTGCCGAGTTGAAAGAGTGTTGTAACTCTACTCATGCCCCACTCAAGGACTTTATCTCGAGCACTGCCGGTATCGAACTTCTGAGCGATCACTGGGCCGGATCAACTGCAACAGTACGGATCGACTTTAACACGTTCGATGTAGACGATCTCGAGGACGTTGATTACGTCAAGAGTGTTGTGGTCGACGATGGAACACTCAAAATCAATTCCGACGATGGTGCTGATACTTATCTCCCAGGAGACGTTGATTGGTCGCTTGAACAAACGCAAGTCCATGAGTTTTGGACTGAATATGGGGCCCGTGGTGAAAATGTGAAGGTAGCAGTGACTGATACGGGAATCGATCCCGACCACGAAGCACTTGAGTTGTATACTGATGATCCTGATGATGAGACGTACCCTGGCGGATGGGCCGAATTCGACCTTGACGGAAATGAAATCGAAGACAGCGAACCGTGGTACGATTTTTGGCACGGAATCGAAGTCTCGGGTCCAATAAAGGGAAAACCTCCAGAATCAGCGGACGAGGAGTACATGGGAGTCGCCCCTGAGTGCGATTTGATGATGGTGAAGATGAACGACCCCGATGAAACTGACACGACGACCCATTCGGCTATGATTGCGGCACTCGAGTGGTGCCTCGAAAATGGCGCAGATATCATAAATAGCAGCTGGGGGAATTACGCAAGACAATCCCCACCGTATGAATTAGACCTCTATTATGACATTTTCCAAGACGCATTGGATATGAACTGCATCTCGGTTGGGTCCTCCGGGAACACGGACGAAGGGGGTGAAATAGGGCCGGCACCTGGGTCATACTACAATGCCATCAGCGTAGGCGGAGTCGAAGAGTCGGGCGAGATGTACGGCAGTTCTACGGGCCGAACAATTGAAGAATCCGATTGGGATGAATACCCTGATGAATGGCCAGATGAGTATATCATACCAGATATTACGGCCGGGGGTCGAAACGTCCCGACCACAACGGAAGACGATGAATATGGAACGGCATCCGGAACATCGTTCGCCGCCCCGATCGTCACTGGCCACATCGCACTGCTCTTGTCCTACTCACGCACGCAAACAGAGTCGGATGCAGATATCAATGACATCATTTCCGCACTGAAAGGAACGGCGTGGAAGCCCGATGACTGGAGTGATGATGACTTTGAGGACGGATCCGAAGAAGCAGGCGAACACGACACTCGATATGGTTGTGGCATTGCCAAAGTGTTGGATGCGCAGGAAAAACTCCGAGATATGAGGTCTATCACGGGAGAGGTTATATTCAATTCAATACCGACTAACGATGCGAAAGTATATGTAATCGATCGCAACTCGAATGATCTTGCTGGCGTTTTGGAGCCTTCAGAGGGCGAATTCAGGTACGAGGGTGGCTCCAGCGACGACTCCTACCACATCGGCGTGGTGGCTGACGATGATTAA
- a CDS encoding DUF7344 domain-containing protein has protein sequence MANRNSGGSTGADGTSDTLTMDDATHLLSSYRRRFVIDVLTENASITRSKLSDEVAALENNISVSEVTGKQRKRTHTSNRQTHLEKLEDAGILNVGDREPIERGPTFDNAVEILQTLRDLCEDTK, from the coding sequence ATGGCAAACAGAAATTCAGGGGGTTCGACCGGTGCAGATGGAACATCAGACACGTTGACGATGGATGACGCAACGCATTTACTGAGTTCCTACCGAAGGCGGTTTGTTATAGATGTCCTCACGGAAAATGCCAGTATCACGCGAAGCAAACTCTCAGATGAGGTCGCCGCGCTGGAAAATAATATCTCGGTGAGCGAGGTAACGGGGAAACAACGCAAGCGGACCCATACATCAAACAGACAAACGCATCTGGAAAAACTGGAAGATGCTGGGATATTGAACGTGGGCGATAGAGAGCCAATAGAACGAGGCCCGACGTTCGATAACGCTGTTGAGATTCTACAGACCCTGCGTGATCTCTGCGAAGATACGAAATGA
- a CDS encoding DNA adenine methylase, which yields MSDQSEKDTYHKGSPFPYPGGKGRYATNIIEQMPDHECYVEVFGGSGATLYNKPRSDCEVYNDVNDDLVQFFRVVRDCVDELAEWLEMVPYSRTLYEQWASEYYNGERPDDPVERAGRFYTLRFMQWGGVIGMKNGFKARSTFRSPAKTFNNARDRVRSIAKRFSSVIIENQDWREILDAYDGGHVFMYLDPPYLDRGRYYHAEGFDHAALANALVSVDANWMVSYDEVPGEFVAQMIGETRSGARQFYVLEMDGYHQLAQGHGSSGDEVTERLVCNFDPTSTAQFVDGSQHQSKLSEVSA from the coding sequence ATGAGCGACCAATCAGAGAAAGACACCTATCACAAAGGCAGTCCGTTCCCGTATCCTGGCGGAAAGGGCAGGTACGCAACGAACATCATCGAGCAGATGCCTGACCACGAATGCTACGTCGAAGTATTCGGCGGTTCCGGGGCCACGCTATACAACAAACCTCGATCGGACTGCGAGGTGTACAACGACGTGAACGACGATTTGGTTCAGTTCTTCCGAGTAGTTCGCGATTGCGTCGACGAGCTGGCCGAGTGGCTCGAGATGGTGCCGTACTCGAGGACTCTTTACGAGCAGTGGGCTTCCGAGTACTACAACGGAGAACGGCCGGACGACCCAGTTGAACGTGCTGGTCGCTTCTACACACTCCGCTTCATGCAGTGGGGCGGCGTCATCGGAATGAAAAACGGGTTCAAGGCCCGTTCCACGTTCCGTAGTCCAGCGAAGACGTTCAACAATGCCCGCGACCGAGTCCGATCCATCGCGAAGAGATTCAGCTCAGTCATAATCGAGAACCAGGACTGGCGAGAAATCCTCGATGCATACGACGGCGGCCACGTCTTCATGTATCTCGACCCGCCGTACCTTGACCGGGGACGATACTATCACGCCGAAGGATTCGATCATGCAGCGCTCGCGAACGCGCTCGTGTCCGTTGATGCGAACTGGATGGTGTCGTACGACGAGGTCCCTGGCGAGTTCGTTGCACAGATGATCGGCGAAACCAGATCCGGTGCGCGGCAGTTCTACGTCCTCGAGATGGACGGCTATCATCAACTCGCTCAGGGACACGGAAGCAGTGGCGATGAGGTGACTGAACGGTTGGTGTGCAACTTTGATCCGACGTCGACGGCACAGTTCGTCGACGGGAGCCAGCACCAGTCAAAACTGTCGGAGGTGTCGGCGTAA
- a CDS encoding tyrosine-type recombinase/integrase, whose amino-acid sequence MNADRTHSRARNRGGQTVEDAISRYLNHKLESGGSRSTMKPVLESFAAFCTRESVEYVDDLDSSDCREFGLELREHYIDGEIAGSTANTYFAYVRAFLSFCVRDEQLDTNPAATESAEEFLPEDRPSGETQFWEPAQRDRLLEYADERVRMAREETIDVSVERAYRDRTIVVLLAELGLRGAEMFRDTNDDERTGLLWADVDLESGRITVFGKSRDREPVGLTKAARSALERLERVQDPPTDDWPLFPTDHAASKYAAVEDATGERPEPGSDIDTICRDKRVAPPSITKEAGRQILKQLTGEAGIELEGDQEYLQPHGARRALGAELYEKGHSELAQSALRHKSIETTHKAYSDIKAEDVAQSIDEVRE is encoded by the coding sequence ATGAACGCAGATAGAACCCACTCTCGAGCACGCAACCGTGGGGGTCAGACCGTCGAAGACGCTATTTCGCGCTACCTGAACCACAAACTCGAGTCAGGGGGCAGTCGCTCGACGATGAAACCCGTCCTCGAGTCGTTCGCTGCGTTCTGCACTCGAGAGAGCGTCGAATACGTCGACGACCTGGACTCGAGTGACTGTCGAGAGTTTGGCCTCGAGCTGCGCGAGCACTACATCGACGGCGAGATCGCCGGCTCGACCGCCAACACCTACTTCGCGTACGTCCGGGCGTTCCTCTCGTTCTGCGTCCGCGACGAGCAACTGGATACGAACCCCGCGGCGACCGAGAGCGCCGAAGAGTTCCTCCCCGAAGACCGCCCGTCCGGAGAGACGCAGTTCTGGGAACCGGCCCAACGAGACCGACTGCTCGAGTACGCCGACGAACGGGTCCGCATGGCTCGCGAGGAGACCATCGACGTATCGGTCGAACGTGCATACCGCGACCGGACGATCGTCGTCCTACTCGCCGAACTCGGCCTTCGAGGGGCCGAGATGTTTCGGGATACGAACGACGATGAGCGAACTGGCCTCCTGTGGGCGGACGTCGACCTCGAGAGTGGCCGGATCACGGTCTTCGGGAAGTCACGCGACCGCGAACCCGTCGGGCTCACGAAAGCCGCTCGCAGCGCACTGGAGCGCCTCGAGCGCGTACAGGACCCGCCGACTGACGACTGGCCGCTGTTCCCGACCGATCACGCTGCGAGCAAGTACGCCGCCGTCGAAGACGCGACCGGTGAGCGTCCCGAACCCGGCAGTGACATTGACACGATCTGTCGCGACAAACGGGTTGCACCGCCGTCGATCACGAAAGAGGCCGGCCGCCAGATCCTGAAACAACTGACTGGAGAGGCGGGTATCGAACTCGAGGGCGACCAGGAGTACCTGCAACCTCACGGGGCGCGGCGAGCGCTCGGCGCTGAACTGTACGAAAAAGGCCACTCGGAACTCGCCCAATCGGCGTTGCGACACAAGTCGATCGAGACGACGCACAAGGCGTATTCGGATATCAAAGCGGAGGACGTCGCGCAGTCGATCGATGAAGTGAGGGAGTGA
- a CDS encoding winged helix-turn-helix domain-containing protein — protein MDERYQLVMDRSEIDEEEFTETEIGMLDMLEQGRCTPSYLADELDVSQEYVRGRLQDLKRLGLIKKVHRGLYEISEGADD, from the coding sequence ATGGACGAACGCTATCAACTCGTGATGGACCGGTCGGAGATCGACGAAGAGGAGTTTACCGAGACTGAGATCGGGATGCTCGACATGCTCGAGCAAGGGCGTTGTACACCAAGCTATCTCGCAGATGAGCTTGACGTCAGCCAGGAATACGTCCGAGGGCGACTCCAGGACTTGAAGCGTCTTGGTCTGATTAAGAAGGTCCACCGTGGGCTTTATGAAATCTCGGAGGGTGCCGATGACTGA